In a genomic window of bacterium:
- a CDS encoding archease, which yields MGRYEYIEHTADKGVEVWAETLTELFEESARALIAFMVPLETYKPIETREIQLSSFDLQALFVNWLSELLFIFDTESFLPVDFLINELDDTSLKAIVVGTFIDRTDVAQSGSQVKAITYHRLVIEELLEGWHARYFVDV from the coding sequence ATGGGACGATACGAATATATCGAACATACCGCCGATAAAGGGGTTGAAGTTTGGGCGGAGACGCTGACGGAGTTGTTTGAAGAATCTGCGCGTGCTCTGATCGCCTTTATGGTGCCCCTCGAAACCTACAAACCCATTGAAACACGAGAAATCCAGCTTTCTTCATTCGATCTCCAAGCGCTCTTTGTCAATTGGCTGAGCGAACTACTTTTTATCTTTGACACGGAGAGCTTCCTGCCAGTCGATTTCCTAATAAACGAACTTGATGATACTTCTTTGAAAGCGATCGTTGTCGGAACGTTTATTGACCGAACGGATGTCGCTCAATCCGGTTCACAGGTGAAGGCGATTACTTATCATCGGTTGGTGATCGAAGAGCTTCTCGAGGGTTGGCA